GCCGCCACCATCACTTCTTCTTGCCTTCCTTGCGGAAGATGAATTCGCCTTCGTACTTGACGCCCTTGCCCTTGTAGGGCTCCGGACCGCGGAATTCGCGGATCTCGGCGGCGACCTGTCCGACCTGCTGCTTGTCCGTTCCGGACACCACGATTTCGGTCGGCTTGGGCGTCGCGATCGTGATGCCGGCCGGCACCGGATAGTTGATGTCGTGGCTGTAGCCAAGAGCCAGGTTCAGCACCTTGCCCTGGGCGGCAGCGCGATAGCCGACGCCGGTGATCTCGAGCTTCTTCTCGAAGCCCTTGGTCACGCCGACGACCAGGTTGGACACGCGGGTGCGCGCCATGCCCCACATGGAGCGGGCACGCTTGCTCTGGTCGCGCGGGTCGATCTTGAGGGCATTGCCCTCGAGACCCACGACGATGTCGTCAGGGCAGGTGAAGGCGAGTTCGCCCTTCGGGCCCTTGACCTTGACGGTCTGGCCGCTGACCTGGGCGGTGACGCCCGCGGGCACGGCGACCGGTTTCTTGCCGATACGAGACATGGGAAGAATTCCTCGTCCTGAAGCTGCTCCGCCGGTCAGAAGACCGTGCAGAGCACCTCCCCGCCCACGTTCTGGTCGCGAGCCTCATGGTCGGCCATCACGCCCTTCGGGGTCGAAATGATGGTGATGCCGAGGCCGTTCGACACGCGCGGCGTGTTGCCGACGCCGGCATAGACGCGCCGGCCGGGCTTCGACACGCGGGCGATCCGGCGGATCACCGGCTCGCCGTCGAAATATTTGAGTTCGATTTCGAACTCGGAACGGCCGTTCGGATGGGTCACCGTCATATAGTCACGGATATAGCCTTCCGACTTCAGCACTTCGAGCACGCGGGCGCGCAGCTTGGAGCCCGGCGTCGTCACGCGGTTCTTGCGGCGCATCTGCGCATTGCGGATGCGGGTCAGCATATCGCCGAGCGGATCGTTGAGAGCCATGGGTCCCCTCCTCTCACCAGCTCGACTTCACGAGGCCCGGAATGAGCCCCTTGTTGCCGAGTTCACGCAGAGCCACGCGGCTCATGCCGAGCTTGCGATAGAAGGCGCGGGAGCGGCCGGTCACTTCGCAGCGGTTCTTGATGCGGACCTTCGCGCCATTGCGCGGCAGGCTCGCGAGCTTCACGGTGGCCGCGAAACGCTCCTCGATCGGGAGCGACTGGTTCATCACGATGTCCTTGAGCGCGGCGCGCTTCTTGGCATCGCGCTGAACCAGAGCGCGGCGGCGGTTGTTCTTCTCGATGGAGCTGGTCTTCGCCATCTGAAGGTTTCTCCTGGTTTCCGCGTCTGAGACGGGCTTCTTTAACGACTAGAAACCCGGCTCACTGCCGGAACGGGAAGTTGAAGGCCTGGAGGAGAGCACGCGCCTCCTCGTCGGTCTTCGCGGTGGTGCAGACGATGATGTCCATGCCCCACATCTGATCGACCTTGTCGTAGGCGATCTCGGGGAACACGACATGCTCCTTCAGGCCCATGGCGAAGTTGCCATGGCCGTCGAAGCTCTTCGGGTTC
This portion of the bacterium YEK0313 genome encodes:
- the rplF gene encoding 50S ribosomal protein L6; the encoded protein is MSRIGKKPVAVPAGVTAQVSGQTVKVKGPKGELAFTCPDDIVVGLEGNALKIDPRDQSKRARSMWGMARTRVSNLVVGVTKGFEKKLEITGVGYRAAAQGKVLNLALGYSHDINYPVPAGITIATPKPTEIVVSGTDKQQVGQVAAEIREFRGPEPYKGKGVKYEGEFIFRKEGKKK
- the rpsN gene encoding 30S ribosomal protein S14, with translation MAKTSSIEKNNRRRALVQRDAKKRAALKDIVMNQSLPIEERFAATVKLASLPRNGAKVRIKNRCEVTGRSRAFYRKLGMSRVALRELGNKGLIPGLVKSSW
- the rpsH gene encoding 30S ribosomal protein S8, which codes for MALNDPLGDMLTRIRNAQMRRKNRVTTPGSKLRARVLEVLKSEGYIRDYMTVTHPNGRSEFEIELKYFDGEPVIRRIARVSKPGRRVYAGVGNTPRVSNGLGITIISTPKGVMADHEARDQNVGGEVLCTVF